From the genome of Corallococcus macrosporus DSM 14697:
GCCCGTGGGGGCGCTGGTGGGCCAGCGCTTCATCCTGCGGGGCGCGCGCGCCCTGCCGGGGCGTGGCGCCACGGTGGCGGGAGGCCGCGTCCTGTCCATCACCCCGCCGCGGCGGCGCAAGGGCGGCGCGACGGCGCTGGCGCCGCTGCTGGAGGCGGACCCGGCGGGCCAGGTGGCCTGGCTGCTGCGCCAGGCGGGCTACCGGGGGTTGACGCAGCCGGAGCTGTTCGGCCGCTCGGCGCTCGGGCCCCGGGGGCTCACCCGCGCGCTGGAGTTGTTGGGGGCGCGGGGCGGCGCGCTGCTCGTCGACCGCGAGCGGCGGCTGTATCTCTCCGGCGACGTGTTCGAGGCGCTGCAGGCGCGCGCCCTGGCGCTGCTGGCCGCCTTCCATGAGCGAGAGCCCCTGCGCGACGGCCTGTCCCGCGAGGAACTGCGCCAGCGGCTGTCCGCGACGCTGGATGCGCGGGTGTTCCAGCGGGTGTTGCAGGCCCTGGTGGAAGGAGGCCGGGTGGAGCTGGAGCGGGACGTGGCGCGCCTCAAGGGGCGGGGACGGACGCTGACGCTGGGGGACACCGCCGCGCGGACCCGGCTGACGGCGGAGCTGTCCGCGGCCGGCCTGGCGCCTCCCTCGCTCGCCGAGCTGGAGCAGAAGCTCCAGCTCCCCGCGCCCCGGCTCCGGGAGTTGCTGGGGGGCCTGGTGGCGGAGGGCGCCGCGGTCCGCGTCTCGGAGGGCCTGTGGTTTTCACCCGGGGCCCTGGCGGGATTGCGCGAGCGGCTGGTTGCCCACCTGCGCGAGAAGAAGGAGATTACCACGCAGGATTTCAAGGAGATGGTGGGGCAGAGCCGCAAGTTCGTCATCCCCCTGTCCGAATACTTCGACCGGGAGAAGGTCACGCTCCGGGTGGGAGAGAAGCGGGTGCTGCGTCGCGGATGAGTACGAAGCGCTACAGCGAGGCGGACCTCCGCGTCCTCGTCGACACCTTCCGCAACCCCATGCTGGCGGTGGTGGAGGGACGGGTGCTCGTGGCCAACGACGCCTATGTCGCGTTGGTGGGCCTGCGACGCGTCCAGGTGGAGGGCCGCCCCGTCATGGACTTCATCCAGCCGGAGGACCGCAGCCGCGTGGTGGAGCGCTACTGGCGGGTGGAGTCTGGCGCGCCGCTCCATGACGGCTCCCAGCTCTTCCAGGTCCCCTGCGCGGACGGAGTGGCGCGCGAGGTGGCCGTCACCGCGTCCCGCTTCGCGTTGGAGCGCGGGGGCGGGGGCCTGCTCCTCAACTGCACGCCCATGGAGAACCGGCCCCCGGAGATGTCGGTGGCCGAGCGGCTGGTGGAGACCTCCGCGGGCCTGGTGTCCGCGCACTCGGAGAACGCCGTCCGCCGCGTCGCGCTGAAGGGGCTGGAGGCCGCGGGCTTCCGGGCCCGGCTGCTGCGCTGGGAAGGCGAGGGCCTGCTGGCGCGGGACGGAGAGCCGCTGCCGGAGGACGCGCGCCTGGGGCTGGAGTCGCTCGCGGACGGGCGCCCCGTCTTCGGCGGCGCGGACCAGGCCGCGCCCAGCCACGTCTACCTGCCCGTGGGCGGCCCCCAGGCCGAGGTGCTCTGGGTGGAGGGCCACTGGGTGGCGCCGCGCCATGGCTCGGTGTTGATGCTGTTCGCCAAGGTGGTGGGCGCCGCGCTGACGGACGCGCGCGTGCAGGCGGAGAGCGCCCGCAGCCGCTGGGAGATGGAGGCCGTGGCGCAGGTGGCGCGCTTCGTCGCGCAGCCGTCCCCGCCCACGCAGGAGGACTTCCTGGCGCGCGTCGCGCCGCTGCTCCAGGCGGACGCCGCGGCCCTGCACCTGTCCTCACCGGCCGAGGGCGCGCTGACGCTGGCGGCTCACGTGGGCCTGCACGACGGGGCGGATGCCCAGCGGCTGGCGGGCGTGCTGTCGTGCGGCGCGGAGGGGGCCCTGTCGTCGGCCGCGGACGAGGCCGCGTTGGCGGCGCACTCCGGAGGGCGGCTGGGCGCGGGCGCGGCGGTGTGCCTGAAGCGCGGCGGTGAGGTGTGCGGCCTGCTCCAGGTGCTGCGCGCTCCGGGGCGCCCCTTCGACGAGCGGGACCTCCGCCTGCTGGGCACCTTGTCGGAGCTGCTGGTGACGCTGCTGGAGCAGCGCCGGCTGCGCGCGGAGTCCTCGCGTCAACTGGACGAAACGCGCCTGCTGCTGGATTTGGCGCGCACCACGTCCGGCGTGCTGGAGACGTCGAGCATCCTGGACGTGGCCGCGGACTTCCTCGTCCGCCTGCTGGACGTGTCCAACTGCTACATCCTGCTCTACGACGAGAGCGCCCGGCTGCTGCGCGGCGCCGCGGCCTCCATCGCGCACCGCGAGTTCTTCCGCACGGTGGTGCTGCCGCTCCATGGTGACGGCCTGACGGCGCGCGTGGCCCGCGAGCGCAGGCCCATCGCGGTGGAGGACGTGGCCGCGGCCGAAGGTGGCTTCAACCCGGAGCTGGCGCACCGCTTCGACGAGAAGGCGCTGCTGGCGCTGCCGCTCACCTCCCGCGAGGAGCTCATCGGCGTGGTGGTGGTGGACGACACCCGGGGGCCGCGCGCCTTCGGGCCGGAGCTCATCGAGCTGGCGGAGGCCACGTGTGGCCAGCTCGCGCTGTCCATCGCCAACGCGCGCCTGTACGAGTCGCTGTGGGCCAGCTACGCGGAGCTGGCCGCCACGCGCGCGGAGATGGTGAAGCGCGAGCGGCTGGCCGCGCTGGGCGAGCTGTCCGCGATTGTCGCCCACGAGGTGCGCAACCCGCTGGGCGTCATCTTCAACGCGGTGGCCTCGCTGCGCCGGCTGCTGGTGCCGGGCGGCGACGCGGCCATGCTGCTGGACATCCTGGGGGAGGAGAGCGACCGGCTCAACCGCATCGTCGGGGACCTGCTGGACTACACGCGCCCTAGAGATCCGGTGCTCCAGCAGGAGGACCTGGGCCGCGTGCTCCAGGACTCGCTGGAGGCCGCGCGCATGCAGGGCGGCGGCGCGGACCGCTCCATCCGCATCCAGTCCGACGTGGAGCCCGGCCTGCCGCCGGTGCCCATGGACCGCCGCCTCATCCGCCAGGCGCTGGTCAACGTGGCGGTCAACGCCATCCAGTCCATGCCGCAGGGCGGGCTGGTGCAGGTGCGCGCGCGCCGGGAGGCCCACGCGGGGCGCGAGCAGCTTCGCATCGACGTGGTGGACCAGGGCCCGGGCATCCCCGCGGAGCTGCTCCACCGCGTCTTCGAGCCCTTCTTCACCACCAAGGCCCAGGGCACCGGGCTGGGGCTCGCCGTCGTCAGACGCATTCTCGAAGAGCACCGGGGCGAAATCGCCGTGGACAGCATCCCCGGGCGAGGTACCACCTTCACCTTCCGGCTGCCGCTCTCGCAGCCTCCGTCCTTCCCATGACCGACGCGAACACCCCGCCGACCCGAGGACGGCTCCTCGTCGTGGATGACCAGCGCAACATGCGCGCCACCACCGCCCTGTTGCTGCGGGCGGAGAACTACACCGTCTTCGAGGCCGCCACGGGCGAGGAGGCCCTGGCCCAGCTCGCCAGCGGCAGCATCGACCTGCTGCTGACGGACCTGAAGATGGAGCCCATGGACGGGCTCACGCTCCTGCGGCGCGCGCTGGAGGTGGCGCCGCGGCTCCAGGTCATCATGATGACGGCGTTCGGCTCCATCGAAAGCGCCGTGGAGGCCATGCGGCTGGGGGCCTACGACTATGTCACCAAGCCCTTCAAGGAGAGCGAGCTGCGCTACCGCGTGGAGCGCGCCCTGGAGCGCGCGCGCCTCCTGCGCGACGTGGACAACCTCACCACGGACTTCAACCAGCGCCACGGCCTGTCCGCGCTGGTGGGGCGCAGCGCCGCCATGCGCGAGCTCACCACGCGGCTGATGCGCGTGGCGCAGAGCGACGCCACCGTCCTCATCCAGGGCGAGAGCGGCACCGGCAAGGAGCTGGTGGCCCGCGCGCTCCACGCGCACAGCCGCCGCAAGGCCCGCTCCTTCGTGCCCGTCAACTGCGCCGCCATCAGCGAGTCCCTGCTGGAGAGCGAGCTGTTCGGCCACGCCAAGGGCGCCTTCACCGGCGCGGTGAAGGCCCGCCGCGGCCTCTTCGAGGAGGCGGACGGCGGCACGCTCTTCATCGACGAGGTGACCGAGACGAGCCCCACCTTCCAGTCCAAGCTGCTGCGCGCCCTCCAGGAGGGCGAGGTGCGCCGCGTGGGCGAGTCCACCGCGCTGCGCGTGGACGTGCGCATCGTCGCGGCCACCAACCGGGACATCGAGCTGGAGGTGCGCGACAAGCGCTTCCGGCAGGACCTCTACTACCGCCTCAACGTGGTGGCCCTGCGCGTGCCGCCGCTGCGCGAGCGCCTGGAGGACGTGCCCGCGCTGGCGGAGCACTTCCTGGAGCGGGCCAACGCCCGCAGCCCCAACCCCAAGCGGCTGTCGGCCGCCGCCGTGGCCCACCTGATGAGCTACGGCTTCCCCGGCAACGTGCGCGAGCTGGAGAACCTGGTGGAGCAGGCCGCCGCGCTCGCGGAGGGCGACGAGCTGCTGCCCGAGGACTTCCCCCTGCGCCAGGGCCGCATGACGCCCGCCCTCGGCACGCCGAGCGTCGCCTTCCTGGACGGGCAGGGTGGAGGGGCCCACCGCAACGCCAGCGCGGGGCCCACGCTGGCACAGGTGGTGGAGGAGGCGGAGCGCCACGCCATCACCCAGGCCCTGGAGCGGCACGGCGTGGACCTGTCGCGCGTCGCGGATGAGCTCGGCGTGTCCTCCACCACGCTCTGGCGGAAGATGAAGCGGCTCAACCTCCGCCCCCCCAGCGAGCTGGCCCGGGAATAGCCCCGAAGTCGGATGAAGACTCACCCATGTAACTTTCCCGCGGTCATGAATTCAGATCCGAAATGGGCGGGTTCATAGGTGAAAAAGCCAAAGCGCTGAATTTGCTCAACTTTTTCACTTCTGAAACGCCATTGCAGCCCTGAAATGAAGCCAGGGGGCAGGGCCGGTGTCAGCCAGTTCTTCAAGTGCTTGAGAAAACTAGAGTTTCTCCCCGCGAGGCGGCTGGCACGGCGACTGCTAAAGGATTGCGCGGGACACATCGAAGCGAGGCTGAAGGCGGTTCCCCCCCACCCCTTCAGCACTTCCGGTGAGTCACCTTGAGAAGACCCGCGGCCCGGCACCTCTTTGGGGTGTCGGGCCGCCTTCTTTTCCGCGTCGGGTAAGCCTCGCCACCTCGCGACGAAAGGAAGTGACAGTGGGTCCGCAAGACTCTCAGTGGGTGCTGAGGCCTGGACGTCCGGAGGACCACGCCGTCTTCGCCCAGCTCTTCCTGGAGCTGGGGGTGGATGACCCTCCGCCCTCCGCGCCGGTGTGGGCCGCGGAGATTGCCGGGTCCTCCCTGTTCGCGGAAGGCCCTCGGGGCGTGGGGGCCTATGCCGTGACGAAGGCGCTGGGCGACTTCGGGTTCGTGCAGCAGCTCGTGGTGGCGCCGTCCGTCCGGGGGCAGGGGCTGGGACGGCGGATGATGTCGCACCTGGCCAGCCACCTGCGCGCGCAAGGGTGTACCCGCTGGGGCCTCAACGTGAAGCGGGACAACGTGCCAGCGCTCTCGCTCTACACCTCCATGGGGATGCAGCCGGCGCGTGAGGCCGCAACCCTGCGGCTGACGCGGGCCCACCTGGCGTCGCTCCCCGCCGCCTCCTCGGAAGGGGCCATGGTGCCGGTGTCTCCGGAGGACCGCGGCCCGCTGACGGAGGCCTTCGGGATGCTCCCTGGCAAGCTGGAGTCCTTCGCGGCCCTCGACTCGCACCGGCTGCTGGGGCTCGTTGATGCCCAGGCCCCCGCCCGCCGGTGGCTGGGGATGATGGACCTGCGCGCCGCCGCCGGGCCGCTCCTGTTCCCCTTCTTCGCCGTGTCCGCCGCGCACGCGCGGACGTTGCTGGAAGCCGCCTTCGAGCAGTTGGGGGAGGGCGCGTCGTCGCTGAACGTCGTGGTGACGGATGACGCGCCCCTGGTGCGCCTGCTCCGCGACGCGGGGGCGCAGACGCGCCTCGAAACGCTGGAGCTCCGTGGCCCGCTGACGGACGCGGCGCGCTGAAAACACGACGCCCGCCCGGGCACGGAGCCGGGGCGGGCGGGGTGAAGCAGCGAAAGCCGGACGGCTACTGGCCGAAGATGCTGCTGGCCTGCTCCAGCCACGCCATAACGGGGCCGGGGATGATGCCCAGGATGACGACGGCCGCGGTGGACAGCACCAGGGCCAGCTCGGTGGACCAGCTCTTCTCCAGCGCCTGCGCGCCCTCCGGCACCGGGCGCATGAACATGTAGACCACCACGCGCAGGTAGTAATAGACGCCCGCCGCGCTGGACAGCACGCCGACGATGGCCAGGCCAATGAGGCCCGCGTCCACGGCGGCCTGGAAGATGAGCAGCTTGCTCATGAAGCCGATGGTGGGCGGGATGCCACCCAGCGACAGCATGAAGGCCGCCATCGCGAAGGCCCAGCCCGGCTTGCGCTGCGCCAGCCCGCTGAAGCGCTCCAAATCCCACGCGGTGCCCTTCTCCTCGTCCTCGCGACGCTCCAGGACAGAGACGATGGCGAAGGCGCCCACCGCGCTGAACGTGTACGCCAGCAGGTAGTAGAGGATGCCGCGCAGCGCCTCCGCGCGGGCCAGGTCCAGCGGGGTGCCGCCCGTCAGCGCGGACGCACCCAGCAGGCGGAACTGTTCGCCCGGGCCGGTGACGAAGAGGGCGGCCACGCCCACCAGCAGGTAGCCGGCGTGGGCAATGGACGAGTACGCCAGCATCCGCTTCACGTTGCGCTGCGGAATGGCCAGCAGGTTGCCCGCCACCATGGTGAGGAAGGCCAGCACGGAGAACAGGCCCAGCAGCATCTGCGGGTCCACGCCCTTGCCCGCCATGAAGAACACGCGGACCATCGCCGCGAAGGCGGCGGCCTTCACGCCCGCGCTCATCAGCGCGGTGACGGGCGTCGGGGCGCCCTCGTAGACGTCCGGCGTCCACATGTGGAACGGCACCGCGGCCACCTTGAAGGCGAAGCCCGCGCCCACCAGGATGAGGCCCGCGTAGACCAGGCCCGGCTGCGACGCCATGGCGGTGGACAGCGGACCGGCCATGGCCGTCAGGTGGGTGGTGCCGGTGGCGCCGTACAGCAGCGCCGCGCCATACAGCAGCACCGCGGACGAGAACGCGCCCAGGATGAAGTACTTGAAGCCCGCCTCGCTCGGCCGCGTGCCACGCCGCAGGTACGACGTCAGCGCGTAGGTGGCGATGGAGAGGACCTCGATGTTGATGAAGAGCGTGATGAGCTCGTTGGACATCGCCAGCAGGCTCATGCCCGCCGTGGCGAACAGCATCAGCGCGTAGAACTCACCGCGCTCCGCGCCGCGCTTGCGCAGGAAGCTCACCGAGCTCAGGGTCGCCAGCGCCAGGCCCACGCACACCACGAAGGTGAGGAAGCTGGAGAAGGGGTCCAGCACGCCGAAGCCGAGCATCACCTCCTGGGGCGGCTCGAACATCGTCGACAGCGCCATGGCGCCAGCCGCCACCGCCGTCACCACGGTGAGCACCGCCTGGTACGCGCGCGACGCCGTCGCGGAGAGGAACACCTCCGACAGCAGCAGGATGGAGGCACCCACCACCATGATGATGGTGGGCAGCAGCGGGAGGAAGTCTGCCAGGGTGAGGTTGGGCAGGTTCATGTCGGAAGCTCAGGCGGCTTACTGCCGCGGCGAGGGAACGGCCGGGGCGGCGGCCAGCGGAACGGGCGCGGACGGCGCGGCGACGACCTGGCGGGACGGCAGGGACATCACCTCCACCCGGAGCTGGTCCTCCTGCACCGTCGCGCCTGGCGTGCCCACGCGAGCGCGGGCCAGGAAGCGGTCCGTGGACGGGGCGAGCCGGTCCAGGAAGGGCTGCGGCTGCAGACCCATCACCGCCACCAGGACGATGAAGGGAAGCACCGTGAGGCCCTCGCGCAGGTTCATGTCCGTCAGGTGCTGGTTCTCCCGGTGCGTGAGGCCACCGAAGAACACCTTCTGCACCATCCACAGCATGTAGGCCGCGCCCAGGATGACGCCCAGCGTGGCGAAGGCGCCGAACACCGCGGTCAGGTGCGGGTTGCCCGCGGCCTCACCCAGGTCGCTCTTGAAGGTGCCCAGCAGGACGAGGAACTCACCGATGAAGCCGTTGGTGCCCGGCACGGCGATGGAGGAGAAGGTGATGATGACGAAGGCCGCGGTGAACACCGGCATCACCTTCGCGATGCCGCCGTAGTCCGCCATCAGGCGCGAGTGGCGCCGCTCGTACAGGTAGCCGAAGAGGAGGAACAGCGCGCCCGTGGAGACGCCGTGGTTGAGCATCTGGTACGCGCTGCCCGTGGCGCCCTCGGCGGTAATCGCCAGGATGCCCAGCATGCAGTAGCCCAGGTGGCTGACGGACGAGTACGCAATCAGCTTCTTGATGTCCCGCTGCGCCAGGCACATCAGCGCGCCGTACACGATGCCGATGACGGCCAGCGTGGCCAGGAAGGGCCGCGCCTGCTGCGTGGCCACCGGGAAGAAGGGAATCGCGTAGCGCCAGAAGCCGAAGGTGCCCATCTTCAGGGTGACGCCGGCCAGAATCATGGAGCCGGCCACCGGCGCCTGCACGTGCGCGTCCGGCAACCAGGTGTGCAGCGGCCACATCGGGACCTTGACCGCGAACGCGATGGCGAACGCGGCGAACAGCCACGGGCCCCAGGTGTGCAGCGTGGCGGCCAGGCCGGTGAGCGAGTCGCACGAGCCCGCCGCGGTGCACGCGCTGAGCTGCCGGTTCGCGTCCAGCAGGCCGTTGTAGATGCTCGCGTAGTCGAACGAGCGGGCGCCCACCGGCGAGCTGATGAAGTACACGGCGATGATGGCCACCAGCATCAGCAGCGAGCCGGCCAGCGTGTAGAGGAAGAACTTCACCGCCGCCATCTGGCGGTCCTCGGCGCCCCACACACCCACCAGGAGGTACATGGGGATGAGCATGGCCTCGAAGAAGATGTAGAAGAGCAGCACGTCCAGCGACACCAGCGCGCCCAGCATCGTCGTCTGGAGCACCAGCAGCGCCAGGTGGAACTCCTTGATGCGGAACTTGATGTACGTGGTGGACGCCAGCACCACCAGGGGCCCCAGGAAGACGGTGAGCAGCAGCAGGCTCACGGCCAGGCCGTCCACGCCAATGTGGTAGCTGGTGCCGAACAGGTCGAACCAGCGCGCCCGGTACTCGAGCTGGAACTCCGCCCCGCCCGGCACGTAGGCCATGTACGCCCAGGCGCCGAACACCAGGTCCAGCGCCATGGCGATGAACGTGACGGTGCGAATCTGGCCGTTCTCGCTGGCCGGCAGCAGCGCCACCAGCGCCGCGAACAGCAGCGGCAGGAAGACGACGATGTTGAGCAGGTGGGTGTCGAGGAAGCTCATTGCATCACCTGGATGAGGGCGTAGACGACACCGCCCAGCAGGGCGATGGCCATCACGGCGGCGTAGGCCTGGGCATCGCCCGACTGCACGTACCGGAGCGCGCTGCCCATGCGGGCCGTCACCCACGCCGTGCCGCGGACCGCCACGGTGTCGATGACCAGCGCGTCCACCACGCGGAAGAGGAGGAAGCTGGCGAACTTCACCGGCCGGATGACGATGAGCTCATAGAGCTCGTCGACGTAGAACTTGTTCTGGGCCGCCCGGCGCACCGCCCGGGCGTAGGCCGGCACCGGCTGGCCCACCCGCGCGGGGAAGAAGACGCGGTACATGTAGAACGCCAGGCCACCACCGGCCAGGGCCACCGCCCAGGCCTTGAGGTAGTCCGGGACGACCTGCGGCCGGCTGGTGTCGAGCTGCACCAGCGTGCTGGCGTCGGTGATGCGCCTGGTCGCGCTGAACACCGGGCTCAGGAAGTTGTCGAGCACCGGCTGTGCCGTCATGTCGAAGAAGTTGATGCCGAACGCGTACCGCGCGGCGACCACGCTCAGCACCGCCAGCACCACCAGCGGCAGCGTCATCTGCCAGGCGCTCTCGTGGGCGTGCGCCACCTTGGCCTCCTTCGAGCGGGGGCCCTCGAAGGTGAGCAGGTAGCAGCGCGTCATGTAGAAGGCCGTGGACGCGGCGATGAGCAGGCCCAGGTAGTAGACGAGGCTGGACACCCACTCCAGGCCCTGGAGGTGGTTGTGGTG
Proteins encoded in this window:
- a CDS encoding ATP-binding protein, whose product is MSTKRYSEADLRVLVDTFRNPMLAVVEGRVLVANDAYVALVGLRRVQVEGRPVMDFIQPEDRSRVVERYWRVESGAPLHDGSQLFQVPCADGVAREVAVTASRFALERGGGGLLLNCTPMENRPPEMSVAERLVETSAGLVSAHSENAVRRVALKGLEAAGFRARLLRWEGEGLLARDGEPLPEDARLGLESLADGRPVFGGADQAAPSHVYLPVGGPQAEVLWVEGHWVAPRHGSVLMLFAKVVGAALTDARVQAESARSRWEMEAVAQVARFVAQPSPPTQEDFLARVAPLLQADAAALHLSSPAEGALTLAAHVGLHDGADAQRLAGVLSCGAEGALSSAADEAALAAHSGGRLGAGAAVCLKRGGEVCGLLQVLRAPGRPFDERDLRLLGTLSELLVTLLEQRRLRAESSRQLDETRLLLDLARTTSGVLETSSILDVAADFLVRLLDVSNCYILLYDESARLLRGAAASIAHREFFRTVVLPLHGDGLTARVARERRPIAVEDVAAAEGGFNPELAHRFDEKALLALPLTSREELIGVVVVDDTRGPRAFGPELIELAEATCGQLALSIANARLYESLWASYAELAATRAEMVKRERLAALGELSAIVAHEVRNPLGVIFNAVASLRRLLVPGGDAAMLLDILGEESDRLNRIVGDLLDYTRPRDPVLQQEDLGRVLQDSLEAARMQGGGADRSIRIQSDVEPGLPPVPMDRRLIRQALVNVAVNAIQSMPQGGLVQVRARREAHAGREQLRIDVVDQGPGIPAELLHRVFEPFFTTKAQGTGLGLAVVRRILEEHRGEIAVDSIPGRGTTFTFRLPLSQPPSFP
- a CDS encoding sigma-54-dependent transcriptional regulator, with protein sequence MTDANTPPTRGRLLVVDDQRNMRATTALLLRAENYTVFEAATGEEALAQLASGSIDLLLTDLKMEPMDGLTLLRRALEVAPRLQVIMMTAFGSIESAVEAMRLGAYDYVTKPFKESELRYRVERALERARLLRDVDNLTTDFNQRHGLSALVGRSAAMRELTTRLMRVAQSDATVLIQGESGTGKELVARALHAHSRRKARSFVPVNCAAISESLLESELFGHAKGAFTGAVKARRGLFEEADGGTLFIDEVTETSPTFQSKLLRALQEGEVRRVGESTALRVDVRIVAATNRDIELEVRDKRFRQDLYYRLNVVALRVPPLRERLEDVPALAEHFLERANARSPNPKRLSAAAVAHLMSYGFPGNVRELENLVEQAAALAEGDELLPEDFPLRQGRMTPALGTPSVAFLDGQGGGAHRNASAGPTLAQVVEEAERHAITQALERHGVDLSRVADELGVSSTTLWRKMKRLNLRPPSELARE
- a CDS encoding GNAT family N-acetyltransferase — its product is MGPQDSQWVLRPGRPEDHAVFAQLFLELGVDDPPPSAPVWAAEIAGSSLFAEGPRGVGAYAVTKALGDFGFVQQLVVAPSVRGQGLGRRMMSHLASHLRAQGCTRWGLNVKRDNVPALSLYTSMGMQPAREAATLRLTRAHLASLPAASSEGAMVPVSPEDRGPLTEAFGMLPGKLESFAALDSHRLLGLVDAQAPARRWLGMMDLRAAAGPLLFPFFAVSAAHARTLLEAAFEQLGEGASSLNVVVTDDAPLVRLLRDAGAQTRLETLELRGPLTDAAR
- a CDS encoding NADH-quinone oxidoreductase subunit N, which translates into the protein MNLPNLTLADFLPLLPTIIMVVGASILLLSEVFLSATASRAYQAVLTVVTAVAAGAMALSTMFEPPQEVMLGFGVLDPFSSFLTFVVCVGLALATLSSVSFLRKRGAERGEFYALMLFATAGMSLLAMSNELITLFINIEVLSIATYALTSYLRRGTRPSEAGFKYFILGAFSSAVLLYGAALLYGATGTTHLTAMAGPLSTAMASQPGLVYAGLILVGAGFAFKVAAVPFHMWTPDVYEGAPTPVTALMSAGVKAAAFAAMVRVFFMAGKGVDPQMLLGLFSVLAFLTMVAGNLLAIPQRNVKRMLAYSSIAHAGYLLVGVAALFVTGPGEQFRLLGASALTGGTPLDLARAEALRGILYYLLAYTFSAVGAFAIVSVLERREDEEKGTAWDLERFSGLAQRKPGWAFAMAAFMLSLGGIPPTIGFMSKLLIFQAAVDAGLIGLAIVGVLSSAAGVYYYLRVVVYMFMRPVPEGAQALEKSWSTELALVLSTAAVVILGIIPGPVMAWLEQASSIFGQ
- a CDS encoding complex I subunit 4 family protein, encoding MSFLDTHLLNIVVFLPLLFAALVALLPASENGQIRTVTFIAMALDLVFGAWAYMAYVPGGAEFQLEYRARWFDLFGTSYHIGVDGLAVSLLLLTVFLGPLVVLASTTYIKFRIKEFHLALLVLQTTMLGALVSLDVLLFYIFFEAMLIPMYLLVGVWGAEDRQMAAVKFFLYTLAGSLLMLVAIIAVYFISSPVGARSFDYASIYNGLLDANRQLSACTAAGSCDSLTGLAATLHTWGPWLFAAFAIAFAVKVPMWPLHTWLPDAHVQAPVAGSMILAGVTLKMGTFGFWRYAIPFFPVATQQARPFLATLAVIGIVYGALMCLAQRDIKKLIAYSSVSHLGYCMLGILAITAEGATGSAYQMLNHGVSTGALFLLFGYLYERRHSRLMADYGGIAKVMPVFTAAFVIITFSSIAVPGTNGFIGEFLVLLGTFKSDLGEAAGNPHLTAVFGAFATLGVILGAAYMLWMVQKVFFGGLTHRENQHLTDMNLREGLTVLPFIVLVAVMGLQPQPFLDRLAPSTDRFLARARVGTPGATVQEDQLRVEVMSLPSRQVVAAPSAPVPLAAAPAVPSPRQ